One Hevea brasiliensis isolate MT/VB/25A 57/8 chromosome 6, ASM3005281v1, whole genome shotgun sequence genomic window, TAAAATCACTTCAAAAGGACGCAACCCATCGCCATTAGCTGTCTAACATTTGACTGATTTCCTTCGAGGGCATCGAGTGGATCCAGCGCCCAATCTGCAGATAACAGGAGATTCCGGTGAGTTTCCGATCTCTTATCACGACTATCTTCATTTGATGATGAGATGCTTTCTTTTTGATGCATCTTGCGTTACGAACATGAACCAACAGAAACTGTGGAAAAGGTCGAAAGGAGAAGGAAATACTTTGATTTGATATTGCATTTTTTCGTTGGATTCGTAAAATTGCTTGTAAGTATATCTGTTTTCTGTTTGATGATTATATAAATAATCATGGCCGAGAATTTAATTgagtttttttttcatatatcttAGTCTAAAGAAATCTCAAATGAATTGCAATGTTGGGAAAATTTTATTCTCAATCCCAATTTAGAACAATATGATTGCACAATCTACAGAAGGCAACAAGCAATTTACCTTAGGGGTTGTAAGTACATGAACTCAAATCCATTTACTATTTATGTCTGCCTCAAACCCTATAACTATTACTTGActtgaaaattcaattaaaagaaaatataaatagaTCTAATACCTAAAATTGAATCCAAAAGCCTGTAATAGCAAAGAAAATTAGGTTAATTATGAtttgaataataattaattttatataaaatttaatttaattatttaataaagtttcattaaattataatatttattaataattattatgatattaattcataaataaacaattaataaaataaataaatttattgaaatgtcaaattataataaaatacataTACAAACTAATTTATGAGCCAAATATTAGATTTACAAATAAGCTAAACTAATGAGTttgtaaaatttaatataataattctattttttcaaaaaaattattagttttatttcattaattatattatttgtaaattatatatatatataatgttctTAGTTTTTTTACTTGTTATCAATATATTTAACATATATgaacaaaaaaatatatatttaacttatcaattcattttcataaaaaaatcatttcatttttaTCTGTTTGTATACATTTCACATCAatacatttatttattattttattataattataataaatataaatataataatggtAGAGGGAGAGAAAAAGAGAAGGACATGAAGAGAGAGAGTAATAGATAAGAAAGAACAATTGAGAAGATCATAAAGAGAGTCTGTGTATTAGAGAATGACATATTGAAAGAAGAATAGTACATgaagagaaagaaataaatgataacaaGAAAGAGAGGACATATGGAGAGAATATAGCGCCTGAAGAGAAAGAGGTGGGTAATAGTAGAGAAGGGAGAGTCTTACTGGAGAAAGAGAgattttcataaaatattagttttaattttgtagaatttatttataaattttatttattttctttgaaagcatttgcaaaattttcttatttattataatttatcaaaTGTTCAAATCATAATAAAAAATAGCACTAATGTGTAAAAAAAATGTACATTTAGTATTATATTAATCTTATAAACTTTTTATAATGTTCCTTTCACCTTGTAATATAATATTTGcagttgaaaaaaatatattggttgattatatatatatatatattataatataatataatataaacatattttatgtattaaatgtaataaatataaattttttattaaaatttcttCTATGTGTCATATCCTAAATTGTTATGAGtaattgcaataaaatatatgtatataaatttataatttatagatCGTTAAATTTGTGAGAGTATAATGAGGCACATTTATAATTTATTAGGACAGTTAAACTAATTTTATCGTAATTTTTTCCTAACAAAATCTTACTAGTAAGTATTACAATgatcaaattaataaattttaacaatataataattttttatttatataattttataataaaatggtcccatcatattaattttttttcaaaatgtcAATCACACTAATTTTAATTATTGcttaagaaataaaattttaagctaCATAataataaattggattttataaaaaaatagaaaagaaaaaaatagccatttttcatattgtacaatttatcaatttaatcaatataataaattgtattttaaatataatatatacatatataaataaaaaattatcatgTTGTATAATTTATTATGTTAGTTAATACAATATTTGCCCATAAAATTTTACTatacattttaaaaaataataacaaaattaTTTTAACCTTATAATTTTAAATGTGTTTGATTATATTCACATGTATTTAGTTGTTCTATACATTATAAATATTGatacaaaatatatttataatacaatgtatatattttaaataattattcctAATAACTTAATACACGACATACaagtatatttattatattttagaaataacatttgtatatattataatttaagtataatatatatgattatttaaatataaaatatattaattatttaaatatgaaatttagatggtgggattaatttactaataaaataaaatttaagagatttaattatttttttgaaaattgagtgaatagtaattaggatgaaggAACTAATTTGTTGATGAAATAAACatgagaaattaaattatttaaaattaaaaataaaaaaaaataaattatagattTTGACAAATTTCAAAAATTGATTTATAATTTATCCTAAGGGCTTTTATGCACTAAGAGCTTGTTTGATTCACCAATTGATAATTATCGAATGTTCATAGTCActgattataattaattataaaattttcaataattaaatAGTTAGCGTTGCAATTGTATTACAAATTGACAAATAaggattttaataatattttatctattatatggaaaaattgtatgtattatattaataatagttTTAGTCATACATATattcataaaattttttatttgtttatatatatatatatgcagaactttttttttaatgtgtGTTTGACTATATAAATACACTACACACTCATCCACATATTGAGtagaatatttttaaatttttaaattattaataaaaaaaataaaaatacaaatataatatttaaatttaaaaaagaaatattagcaatataaaaaaaatcttaaatttttGTGGAAACTCTTATTTACTATCCCCACATATATTTCTTATTGTAACTTTCAATATCTGATTAGAGAGGTTTataatgattttaaatttatatagacTTTTATTTGTTATTAAAACTTAGTAGAATCATTTTCTTAAATAGCAATTTTAGTTGGTATTCGTTCATGGTCATATACTTGCGACGCTGGCTTTTTATATACCACTGTTatgttcattaattatttttcattttacttGTCATAATGCCTATTTAATTTCTTATCataacttaattttattttatggcCTTATTTAATaacttaattttataatatttatatagatataaatttatataaatattattttaagcaTTAAAAAATCGAAAAGCTATACTAGTAAGTAATTAGTGATAATAATATAACCAtagatttagtttttttttttttttttaacatgacCATAAATTTAGTAagactaataaattttatttaatatgtacattattaattattaacaATTAATGATAAATATAACTAAAAAGTAGGAATAAGATGGATCAAAATTATGTGCAATCATTTAGTTAtttaattgtatttttaattatttatacttATTAGTtctaaatttaagaattttttgtGATTATGTTTCATAACTATAGATATATATTAGCTTTATTTTaagaattaataaaataaaaagttacATATTAATTAGTACTATTAATAAGAATAATGAGTTATTATTAATGAAAAACTTACattttttgaaattataattcataaaaacagattatattaatttttttaaaaaatttttatattaggtATTAAAAAACTAGAAAGTCACATATTAATTAGTTATAACAATAAGACTAATAAATTTGATTTaatatacatatattaattattattaatgatatatttttttgtaattataatttataaatataaataaatattaatttaatttaaatttttatattagtaTTAAGAAGCTAAGAAGTCATAAATTAATTACTGATAATAATAagctaaatataaatataaatatatatatatatatatatatatatatatatatatatatatatatatatatatatgccactaaaatagaaataaaaaactTATTCTCCCGAAAAGTCAGATACTAATTAGTtatgtattatttttatttaaatttttatactaaaaattataaaaattaaaaagttttattattattattattattattattattattattattattatagagataaaataaaaaaataataaaaagctaCTTATTACTTTTAGATAACTTAATATTagctttattatatatatttatatagaaaATACAAATAAAGAGTTTTCTTTTCCCAATTGTTATCAACTTtttcataattattatttttttaatatttttaaataagtgAAAGCAGTTGGAACTAGAATCTAATTAAGAATTTTATCTTTCGAAGCTATATCATACTTTTAGGACATTTGTTtcgcaaaaaatatatatatttttactttttaGTGTTTGAGATACTAAAAAAATAGatcaatagaaaatatttttctaattaaaagaaaaaataaaacatttttaagaaaaatgactttttcttttaaaaaaagtaattttctaaactttaaaaattttataaaaacatcAAAACACTTGTATAcaaatgatataaatatatattattagttcaacattacaatcaaataatgaaaattatttttgtggaaagttttttttgaaaaaataaatttcataaaaaatattttctatacataaattatttttagtaaaaTAAGTGGAGCCTCAGTTAGAAGTGTCAAAAGTTGGCTGAAAAATACATTGCcagcttctttttcattttttttttattggtaaAACTCTTATTTAAGCTTTTAAGTTATGCCAAATAGTCACGTAAGTCCTTAAAGTATTTCGGAGTCTAATTAAGCTCTTCAACTTTTACAGAAAATCAAATAagtctttcaaatttttaaaatagAACAAATAAACCCTTAGAGACAAATAAaccctttaacttttaaaaatagataaaaaagacTGAAATATAATTTGTCTCTAATATAAATTTAGCCAGGACCGTGCATGAATATCTTCTAGTGTACAGAGTTCTCATTAACAATTCTACGTACTTGATTTGCAATATCATGGTGGATATCTGTTGTGTTCTAGAGAAAATTTATAAGTTGCTCTTTACTAAATGATTCAAAAAATTCTCTACAAAAACTATGATCAAGATGCTGAACTCATAAAGAAGTTTATTAAATCATTCGATAAAGAATAATTTATCAATTTGTTTCAGGAAGCAAAAGATGCTTACACTAAAAGATTTTTGCATACGACCTTAGCTAGATTTATATTAGATGCAAATAAtagtttagtttttttttttttttttaatctattttcaaAGATAAAGGATTTATTTGTCTctaaaatagtaaaatgacttatttgattatttttaaaatttgaaagacTTATGTGatcttttttaaaaattaaagggtTTGTTTAGACTTTAAAATACTTTAAAATCTTATATGACTATTGACTCATACTTGAATGATCAAAATAGGCCTTTTGCCTCTTTTTATTTTATCGAAACATGCTTAGTTGCACGGTAATGATTTTGATTGCCCACAATCGAATCCAAAAGCTTAACTAAATGGACACTCAAATCTTGTACGGATAAATGTTTCACTCAATGGTTAGGAATTAAGGTCTGATTTACATCAAGAAGTTATATTTTGTAAATCATTTTCAACAAAATTCACTAAAAAGCTCTTTTAACTTTTTGAGTTTTTGTTATTAAACCTTCCAACTAAAAGTGAATTTTACTAGATCCTTAATATCACATTTGCTAAATAGTTTTTAGTAAATATCAATTGTTTTAGTTTTTCAATGCTTATTTGTTCCCAATATTAATTTGTATATGTAAAAATGCATCAACTTTGTTTTAACAGATTGTAAATATCACATGTTTGTACCCTGCGCAAATGGATATTTGGAAGATTATAGAATACTCCCGATGCTGTTCTCTCTCTCTGATAGAAAAGTGGGCCCTCCTTATAATGTGGAGAGTGGGTCTCGCATGATTGTGATAAATGGTGCATGTCTACCGAATGTACCTAATAATCATTCATGGATATTTTATTAACATATCTAGGGTATTTTTCAAGAAAAATTCTACTATTAATGACTTGAATCTTGTCTATAACCAAGGtaaatgttatatatttttatattaagctAGTAATTAATATCACCAGCTTTGAAGGGATCAACAGTAAACTTGAAAATATGGGTTATATTTCTCCTTTTCCTTTCCAAAATCCTCATCCTTCGCTCACACATTATgggtgtataaatttaattcctGCATGCATGTAAGCTAGCCATAAGATTCTGTTATTCTTTGCTGCTTCACATTCGACTTAGTGAAGAAAGACTCTGAAATGCATGGATAATCTTTTATATCATATGAACTTGAAATTAATGCTCTTGCTTATATGATCAAGATTTACAGGCAGCATGGACGTGATCAAGATTTTGTCTGGAATTGTTCAATTTCTCTGGCAGAAGGGACATATCAAACACCAGGAGCAGAATATCGAACAACTTAAGCTGAAAATAAGATTTTTATATTATATGAGAGATGCTTTAAAAGAAGAGATAATGAAAGAATTGGTTCGTGGACGGATGCCAAGCAGAGAATACAGAACATGGCTACACAAGGGTGAAAAAATCGAACATCAAATCAATGACATGCTGGATGCTCAACTCAAGGATTCTGTCATTGATGTGCAATTCAGTGTAGAACAATCAAAGCAGTGGGTGAGTATGCTGGAATATGAGATCGTCAAGTGCTTGGAAAGATCTCCATTTGATCATGGTCCCAGCAGTGATCCACAACATGAAACAATGAGGATGTCTACTTCAAGGATTGAAAGAAAGATGTATCGCTCTATGAAGAAGGGACAGAAGGTTAAGAGTCTTAAGACACAAGCAAGGGCTGAGAAAAAGGCTACAAGAAAATTTAAGCTGGCAAAATTTGGAAGTGCAGTATCAAAAGCTATAGCGAAGCCTTTTCCAAAGAAGGGACAGATTTATCTGGTCCAAAAAGTGGAGGGTAATAAGGCAACTGCAGAAGCTTATATACAGGAGATAAAAAGTGAGATAACAGGCGTTCCATCTTCACCATCTAGTCTCAGTATTGAAGAAAAAAAGACAGATTCGATCTCCGTCATGAAGGGCAACACGTTAACTGCAGAAGCAGAGCCAAAGGAGGTGATATATGAGACAATGGTCGAGCCAATTTCACCATCTAGTGCCAGTATAGAAGCAGCAAAGATAGATTTGGCCTCTAGAGAGAAAGGCAACAAGGAAACTGCAGAAGTAGAGCAGGAGGTAGAAGATGAGATAACGATCGTACCAACTTCATCTATTTCCAGTATGGAAGCAGCAAAGGCAGATTTGGCCCCTGGAGTGAAGGGAAACATGGCAGTTGCAGGAGTAAAGCCAAAGGAGGTGGAAGATGAGATAACTATCGTGCCAACTTCACCATCTATTCCCAGTATGGAAGCAGCAAAGGCAGATTTGGGCCTCAGAGCCGGGGGAAACATGGCAGCTGCAGTGCCAGTTAGAGTAAGAGATGTGATAACCTCCGCAAAGCCTGAGATGGTGCCTGCCTTGATAAAAGAGCATGATAATTTCCCTACTGCTGATGGTGGAGAAATCAGAATCAAACACATGGTGCAGAAAATACATGGATTCATTACTAACACAAATGCCAAAATAATTGGTATATATGGGCAAAGAGGGATTGGTAAGACCAGTATACTCAAAGTCTTGATAGATGATCCAAAAGTCAAAGACATGTTTCATACCATAATTTGGGTGACTGTATCAAGATGCTGGAGCACAAAGAAGATACAAGATGAAGTTGTGAGAAAGTTAGAAATTGGAGAGGCAGACTTTGGACCTGATAGTGACATGGCTAAGATATTGTTTCGAACTCTAGAAAAAAAGAAGTTCTTGCTTATTCTCGACGATGTTTGGGAGAAGATTGATTTACATGCAGTTGGTATTCCTTCTTCCAGTCTAGGAAAGGGTTGCAGattgatattggcaacaagatcACTTGAAGTTTGTCATGACATGGCAGACAAGGAGATTGAAGTTGGGGGTCTCTCCAGTAAAGAGGCTTGGGAGTTGTTTCGGAAACAAGCAGGTCAAATTGTTGATTCTCCAAACATCCAGCCTTATGCTCGAGGCATAGTTAACGAGTGTGGCAAATTGCCACTAAATATTATTGTTACTGCAAGGGCTTTGACAGGGGAAAATAATGTTTCAGTGTGGAAACATGCATTGAAGGACTTTCTATTGGCTAAAACTGGAAATTCTGACTTTGACCCTCAAATCCAACAAATGAAATTCAGTTATGAAAGGCTAAAGGTTCACGCCTCAAAGACTGATGTACTAATGTCTtgtgacatacagagttgcttccTATACTGTGCACTACTTCCAGAAGATTACGAGGTCAATACATTCAGACTAGTAGATTACTGGATTCGGGAGGGTTTAATTGCTGGGAACTCAGCTGATGCACGCAAGAAGGGACATGATATAGTTAGAGTTCTCATAGATGCAGCCCTACTGGAAAGCACTAACAAGAGCACTTGCATAAAAATGCATGACACCATCAGGGATCTAGCCTCAGGGATCTTATCAGCAAAGGCAGAAAGTTGCCACTTTCTGGGGAGAACTTGTCCTAGACTTACACGGTTGCCAAATCTAGGAAGTAATTCATTATCACCAATTGAAAGCATAGAAAGATACCATATGTGGAgacctgaagatcaccatgaatacTTGTTCATGGCTGGAGCAGGATTAGCAGAACCTCCTCCAGAGGAAGAGTGGGAACCAGCAAAGATGATTTTTCTAATGGATAATGAATTGTCCAGCCTGCCTGCTAGACCAGAATGCCCCAATCTTTTGATGTTGTTACTCCAAAGAAACTTCCGCCTTAGAGTTTTACCCGACTCTTTCTTTGGTTTCATGCCTCTTCTCAAGGTGCTGAACATGTCTAAAACCAGGATCACTTCCTTGCCAACCTCAATCTCGCAGCTTCCTAATTTGGAACAACTTAACCTGAGAGATTGTGAGCGTCTAATGAAGCTACCTTCAGAAGTGGGAAAACTTAAACGTCTTGAGTTGCTTGATCTCCATGGCACTGTTCTGAATGAATTGACTAAAGAAATTGGAGAACTAGAATCTCTGAAGGACTTGGAAGTATCTTTTTATGGACCTGTTGACCATAGAGAGTATTCCAAACTGTCATCTAAACTCATTCCAGATGGTACCATATCAAAGCTACCTTCTTTAATTAATCTTAGCATTGTTGTGTTCCCAGGAGACCATCGGTGGAACGACACAACAGAATCTGTCATAAAGGACGTGTGCAACCTGAAAAATTTAACTTCCTTAAGATTCTACTTTCCCAAGGTGCAACAACTTCAGGACTTTCTTCAAATGAGTCACTCATGGAAGCATAATCTATTAAGGAACTTCAACTTCATTGTTGGCTATGACATCAAGCGCATGTTATCGCGGGTTCCTTCTAATGTGGAGTTAGATTACAATCAACAACAAAGGTGCCTGCGGCTTGTGAATTACAAGAAAATACCAGAAGATGCCATCGTGGAAGTACTAACTCGAACAACAGCGTTCTACCTTGATCACCTCCTCAAGATCCGCAGTCTATCACAGTTTGGAGTTAAAAACATAATAGGATTGGAATTTTGCATAGTTAGGGAATGTCCCGAGATTGAATACATCATTGATGGTAAAGAACTGGCATTACCATTTCTAGAACACCTGAGCCTCCATTATCTAGAGAAATTGAAGGGGATTTGGAAGGAACAATTGCCATTTGGAAGTTTCGCTAGTCTAAAATGTTTGAGCATTCACACATGTTGGCAGTTGAAGTTTGTTTTCACAAGCTCTATGAGTAGGCACTTCCCTAACTTGGAAGAGTTGGTTGTTGAAGATTGTAAAGCCATCACGGACATCATATTTGTGGAGAACAACATCGAGCTTAATTATGCTATGCTTCCAAAGTTGAAAAATATGGCACTCAGATATTTGCCTAATTTGGTCAGCATCTGGGAAGGGCCCTGGCCATCTTTGGAGCATATTAGCTTTTACCATTGTCCAAAGCTGAAGAAACTAAGCATGGGTTCTGTCTCCGAGTTCAGATCATCcatcaagaagatagaagcagagaAACAATGGTGGGATATGTTAAAATGGGAGGACTATTCTTTGCGTGACGAACTTCAGACTTGTTTCTTCCCTTTAACAGAAGAAGAATTGTAATGGTCAGCAAGAGCATACATTATGCAAGCACTGTACAAAAAAAGAAACTTGTCTACGGTATATATACAGTATTAGATTTCATCTATATGGTGGAGTGCACTACACACCAGTGCAGGCAAAAGTTCTCGCCTATGTAAGTAACTCAGTTGTGATATCTGTAACAAAACTTGTTACTTTGCTGCTTCAGTTTTATCAATTTAAACTTCTGTAATTAAACCAAAGGTTACTTAAGTTTGACTTGATCTCAGTTTGATCATAAAGGATAATTAAGATAATTTTATgccaattttattattaaaacttttatttctgttggaaaaagagaagaaagaggGAGCTGGAAATGGTTTTCAGCTAGACAAAAACAAAAGCTTTCTCAATAACACAACAAAAGAGAGATTGGAGATGGGAAGAAACACGAATTTCATTACTCAAACGAAAGCAACACAAATACAACAACATATTAAGTAATATCTAACGTTGGATGATTTGCGTACAAGATATTCAATATGGATGACTAAGGTCTATAACAATCCAAAACTACTCAAACTCAGTCGGTTTAATTACTCGTGCAAGTTCGTTTGAttacataaaccaaacatgattaTAAAGTCGAGCTCACTACACTGGCATGTCACTGTTTTCACAGCAATTTAGACGTACTACTGTCAAATTGTTATTTTTTAAGAGTACTTTTTACGTAGATTAAAATCTATCATGTCATCCATTAATCAATCAACAAAATTATTCTATACCACTATAATTCAaagataattaattataaatattatttataattataagtaATTTAAAATAAGTTACATATTCATTCATGATTCTgctaacaaagaaaaaaaaaagctatgCTTAGAAAACAACAACCAAAATTTAGTATTGActtaattgaaagaattgaatgaCAGCTAAAATTGTTAagcattttattaatattaatttttcatgcgctcaaattcaattaatttttattgttACAAGTTACAAACATAGGAAACAACAAAATACTTAGCAAAGACAGATCATTTTCCGCACAATAAATAAGAGATGAGTCTTCATCTAActccaaataaaattttaacatgaATTCCAGTCTCGTTCACTCTGCTGCGCTAGGCAATGCAGGTATGCCTTCAGCCCTTCACCATCCACCACCCCTACTACAATAAGGTTTGTATTCCTCATCATTGAAAGATGGGaaggaaattaaaatatgaagCTCCCCTTTCTCTGGTACTGACGGATAAGCTTTACATAAAATTTTGTGCAAATTTCATCTGTGGGGTTACGAATCTGCTACCTTGTGTTGTAACAACCTCTGGACCCAATTGAGCTTGTTTCAAATGCTCATAGGCAACTCCGCTATTTTTCCAGCTCTTTTCTAGCATGAGTCATGACAAAACATCTACCAAATGAGAGCAGCAACAAAATTAGTTGTCAGATGATGCTCCATTGTCCAAACTAGAATGG contains:
- the LOC110651496 gene encoding disease resistance protein At4g27190 — protein: MDVIKILSGIVQFLWQKGHIKHQEQNIEQLKLKIRFLYYMRDALKEEIMKELVRGRMPSREYRTWLHKGEKIEHQINDMLDAQLKDSVIDVQFSVEQSKQWVSMLEYEIVKCLERSPFDHGPSSDPQHETMRMSTSRIERKMYRSMKKGQKVKSLKTQARAEKKATRKFKLAKFGSAVSKAIAKPFPKKGQIYLVQKVEGNKATAEAYIQEIKSEITGVPSSPSSLSIEEKKTDSISVMKGNTLTAEAEPKEVIYETMVEPISPSSASIEAAKIDLASREKGNKETAEVEQEVEDEITIVPTSSISSMEAAKADLAPGVKGNMAVAGVKPKEVEDEITIVPTSPSIPSMEAAKADLGLRAGGNMAAAVPVRVRDVITSAKPEMVPALIKEHDNFPTADGGEIRIKHMVQKIHGFITNTNAKIIGIYGQRGIGKTSILKVLIDDPKVKDMFHTIIWVTVSRCWSTKKIQDEVVRKLEIGEADFGPDSDMAKILFRTLEKKKFLLILDDVWEKIDLHAVGIPSSSLGKGCRLILATRSLEVCHDMADKEIEVGGLSSKEAWELFRKQAGQIVDSPNIQPYARGIVNECGKLPLNIIVTARALTGENNVSVWKHALKDFLLAKTGNSDFDPQIQQMKFSYERLKVHASKTDVLMSCDIQSCFLYCALLPEDYEVNTFRLVDYWIREGLIAGNSADARKKGHDIVRVLIDAALLESTNKSTCIKMHDTIRDLASGILSAKAESCHFLGRTCPRLTRLPNLGSNSLSPIESIERYHMWRPEDHHEYLFMAGAGLAEPPPEEEWEPAKMIFLMDNELSSLPARPECPNLLMLLLQRNFRLRVLPDSFFGFMPLLKVLNMSKTRITSLPTSISQLPNLEQLNLRDCERLMKLPSEVGKLKRLELLDLHGTVLNELTKEIGELESLKDLEVSFYGPVDHREYSKLSSKLIPDGTISKLPSLINLSIVVFPGDHRWNDTTESVIKDVCNLKNLTSLRFYFPKVQQLQDFLQMSHSWKHNLLRNFNFIVGYDIKRMLSRVPSNVELDYNQQQRCLRLVNYKKIPEDAIVEVLTRTTAFYLDHLLKIRSLSQFGVKNIIGLEFCIVRECPEIEYIIDGKELALPFLEHLSLHYLEKLKGIWKEQLPFGSFASLKCLSIHTCWQLKFVFTSSMSRHFPNLEELVVEDCKAITDIIFVENNIELNYAMLPKLKNMALRYLPNLVSIWEGPWPSLEHISFYHCPKLKKLSMGSVSEFRSSIKKIEAEKQWWDMLKWEDYSLRDELQTCFFPLTEEEL